TTCCTCGCCTGATATGTAGAGGACCCTGTTGCCGTTTTTTGCCATTTCGGCGCAGACCTGAAGCAACAGCGTCGACTTGCCTACACCCGGCTCTCCCCCCAAAAGCGTAACTCCGCCCCGCACCCATCCGCCGCCGAGTACGCGGTCAAGCTCCCCGATGCCTGAGGGTATACGTTCCTGCTCAGCCACGTCGAGTCCGCAAATCGGATGAGCCGTCCCCGACGCAAGCGGCACGCCCTGTCCGGTCATAATGACGGGGGCCTCTTCTTCAATGCAGCCCCATACGCCGCACTTAGGGCATCTGCCCACCATCGTAAGGCTTACATAGCCGCACTCGGAACACCGGAACCGGCTGACTTCCTTTTTTGCCATAGCAATATGCCCTATTCCCCTGCGTCGGGCTTATAGCAGGGTCCGAGCCCGCGAGCATAGAGTATGCCGCATGCCTCATAAAGGCTGTATTTTGTAAGAAGGATCGGAATGCCCGCCTCTTTTGCAAGACCGACAGT
Above is a window of Synergistaceae bacterium DNA encoding:
- a CDS encoding AAA family ATPase, which produces MAKKEVSRFRCSECGYVSLTMVGRCPKCGVWGCIEEEAPVIMTGQGVPLASGTAHPICGLDVAEQERIPSGIGELDRVLGGGWVRGGVTLLGGEPGVGKSTLLLQVCAEMAKNGNRVLYISGEE